One Chloroflexota bacterium DNA window includes the following coding sequences:
- a CDS encoding adenylate/guanylate cyclase domain-containing protein encodes MVVARVVQEPGWRWSEHIRPTVGTPSCQFHHVGVVLSGRSRLRMDDGNELDLQAGDVFDIPPGHDAWVLGDEQAVSVIWGGFRGFGTPAMGDRVLATLLLTDIVGSTERAARIGDGPWNQLLQQHNETVREVLERYRGAEVATTGDGFLVTFDGAARAVYAAMAIREAVRDLDLETRAAVHTGEVEVIPGNLRGLSVHETARILALAAPGDVLVSSTTHELATGSGLHFEDRGTHRLKGVPDERRVFAVAAESR; translated from the coding sequence ATGGTGGTCGCGCGCGTCGTGCAGGAACCGGGCTGGCGTTGGTCAGAGCACATCCGTCCGACTGTCGGCACCCCCAGTTGCCAATTTCACCACGTCGGCGTGGTGCTCTCAGGGCGATCCAGGCTACGCATGGACGACGGCAACGAGCTGGACTTACAGGCTGGCGACGTCTTCGACATCCCGCCCGGCCATGACGCGTGGGTACTCGGAGACGAGCAGGCAGTGTCCGTGATCTGGGGCGGCTTCCGTGGCTTCGGCACACCCGCGATGGGCGACAGGGTGCTGGCCACGCTGCTCTTGACCGACATCGTCGGCTCGACCGAGCGGGCGGCACGCATCGGCGACGGTCCCTGGAACCAGTTGCTGCAGCAGCACAACGAAACGGTCCGGGAAGTGCTGGAGCGGTACCGTGGGGCAGAGGTCGCGACGACGGGGGATGGCTTCCTCGTGACGTTCGATGGGGCCGCGCGAGCCGTTTACGCGGCGATGGCTATTCGCGAAGCAGTACGAGATCTCGATCTGGAAACTCGGGCGGCCGTTCACACTGGCGAGGTGGAGGTCATTCCCGGCAACCTGCGTGGGTTGAGTGTCCACGAGACAGCTCGGATCCTGGCGCTGGCGGCGCCGGGCGACGTTCTCGTGTCCAGTACGACCCACGAGCTGGCAACCGGCTCTGGACTGCACTTCGAGGACCGGGGCACCCATCGGCTCAAGGGCGTTCCCGACGAACGGCGCGTGTTCGCCGTTGCCGCCGAGTCCCGCTGA